Proteins from a genomic interval of Inquilinus sp. Marseille-Q2685:
- the holA gene encoding DNA polymerase III subunit delta translates to MKLPPNRIDSFVRRPDPGIRAVLLYGPDAGAVRDYADTLARGVIDPPTDPFRVAEMASVEIGRDPARLVDEVFALSLTGGRRLVRVRDATDAVAPALEAVLAGGETDTLVVLEADELTPRSALRKLAEGAEGAAAIACYMPDEEAIGRFIHRLLSEAKISADGEAEQLLAASLVGDRQIARREVEKLISYVGEGGRVDLEAVRACIGDATERSLDDLAMAVADGDLPGLDRALNRLLSEGGEAIGILRAVQRHFLRLHQLAVMIDSGDAPDAAMAALRPPVFFKAKAAIRGQVRRWNQAQIGEALRRLIEAEAECKRTGRPPETVCAATLLRIARAVARKN, encoded by the coding sequence GTGAAGCTGCCGCCGAACCGGATCGACAGCTTCGTCCGGCGGCCCGATCCCGGCATCCGCGCGGTGCTGCTGTACGGCCCGGATGCCGGCGCCGTGCGCGACTACGCCGACACGCTGGCCCGCGGCGTGATCGACCCGCCGACCGACCCGTTCCGCGTCGCCGAGATGGCATCGGTCGAGATCGGCCGCGACCCGGCCCGGCTGGTCGACGAGGTCTTCGCCCTGTCGCTGACCGGCGGCCGCCGCCTGGTGCGGGTGCGCGACGCCACCGATGCGGTCGCGCCGGCGCTGGAGGCCGTGCTGGCGGGCGGGGAGACCGACACGCTGGTGGTGCTGGAGGCGGATGAGCTGACGCCGCGCTCGGCCCTGCGCAAGCTGGCGGAAGGGGCGGAGGGCGCGGCCGCCATCGCCTGCTACATGCCGGACGAGGAGGCGATCGGCCGCTTCATCCACCGCCTGCTTTCCGAAGCCAAGATCTCGGCGGACGGCGAGGCCGAGCAGTTGCTGGCCGCGTCGCTGGTGGGCGACCGCCAGATCGCGCGGCGCGAGGTCGAGAAGCTGATTTCCTACGTGGGGGAGGGGGGCCGCGTCGATCTCGAGGCGGTGCGCGCCTGCATCGGCGACGCCACCGAGCGGTCGCTGGACGACCTGGCCATGGCGGTGGCCGACGGCGACCTGCCGGGGCTCGACCGCGCGCTGAACCGGCTGCTGTCGGAGGGGGGCGAGGCGATCGGCATCCTGCGCGCGGTGCAGCGCCACTTCCTGCGGCTGCACCAGCTGGCGGTGATGATCGACAGCGGCGACGCGCCGGACGCCGCCATGGCGGCGCTGCGGCCGCCGGTGTTCTTCAAGGCCAAGGCGGCGATCCGCGGCCAGGTCCGCCGCTGGAACCAGGCCCAAATCGGCGAGGCGCTGCGCCGCCTGATCGAGGCCGAGGCCGAATGCAAGCGTACCGGCCGTCCGCCGGAGACCGTCTGCGCCGCGACACTGCTGCGCATCGCGCGGGCGGTGGCGCGGAAAAACTGA
- a CDS encoding DUF3576 domain-containing protein: MPPRVLIALTTVALSIAACSDDGVKVGPSPELGPSRERTPTQSIFGDRGLSFGAGAGENKDLGEGAVLGVNAYLWRASLDTVSFMPITSADPFGGTIVTDWYTAPNAPNERYKLNVYILGRELRSDGVRVSVFRQVQGRGGWADSPAPATMASALEDTILTKARQLRITGLQTETAQ, from the coding sequence ATGCCGCCGAGAGTCCTGATCGCCCTGACGACGGTTGCCCTTTCCATTGCCGCCTGTTCCGACGACGGCGTCAAGGTCGGACCGAGCCCGGAGCTGGGCCCGTCCCGCGAGCGGACCCCGACCCAGAGCATCTTCGGCGACCGCGGCCTGAGCTTCGGCGCCGGCGCCGGCGAGAATAAGGACCTGGGCGAGGGCGCGGTCCTCGGCGTCAACGCCTATCTGTGGCGCGCCAGCCTCGACACCGTGTCCTTCATGCCGATCACCAGCGCCGACCCGTTCGGCGGCACCATCGTCACCGACTGGTACACGGCGCCGAACGCGCCCAATGAGCGCTACAAGCTGAACGTCTACATCCTCGGCCGCGAGCTGCGCTCTGACGGCGTCCGGGTCAGCGTGTTCCGCCAGGTCCAGGGCCGGGGCGGCTGGGCGGATTCGCCGGCCCCCGCCACCATGGCGAGCGCGCTGGAGGACACCATCCTGACCAAGGCGCGGCAGCTGCGCATCACCGGGCTGCAGACCGAGACGGCGCAGTAG
- the mnmG gene encoding tRNA uridine-5-carboxymethylaminomethyl(34) synthesis enzyme MnmG, with translation MEQYDVIVVGGGHAGCEAAAAAARFGARTALVTQRLDSIGEMSCNPAIGGLGKGHLVREIDALDGIMGRVIDRAGIQFRILNRSKGPAVRGPRAQADRKLYRQAMQAVLAEQPDLALVAGSVEDLVFDSAGAASGVVLADGRTLRAGAVVLTTGTFLNGLIHIGEEQRPAGRVGDAPSIGLAATLHRLGLSLGRLKTGTPPRLDGRTIDWAGLEEQKGDDPPVPFSDLTDRITVPQVSCFITYTTPAAHALIRANLHRAPMYSGQIDSVGPRYCPSIEDKVVRFADKERHQIFLEPEGLDDPTVYPNGISTSLPRDVQEDLVRGIPGLEKAVILRPGYAIEYDFVDPRQLDRSLMLRAVPRLFLAGQINGTTGYEEAAAQGLMAGLNAARAVAGNDPLLLDRAEAYAGVMIDDLVTRGAPEPYRMFTSRAEYRLVLRADNADQRLTARGIAAGCVGADRQDLFARKSAALEAARRRIRSLSLTPTEARRHGLAVNQDGVRRDGLDLLRYPGIDLAALAAIWPELAEWPEAVAEQIETEAKYAGYLDRQEADIRAFRRDEGLALPAELDFDAIGSLSTEIRQILKRSRPPTLGAAARLPGVTPAALVALLKHVRREGDGGARAIA, from the coding sequence ATGGAGCAGTATGACGTCATCGTGGTCGGCGGCGGCCATGCCGGATGCGAAGCGGCCGCAGCCGCGGCGCGGTTCGGCGCGCGCACCGCGCTGGTCACCCAGCGGCTCGACTCGATCGGCGAGATGTCCTGCAACCCGGCCATCGGCGGCCTCGGCAAGGGCCATCTGGTGCGCGAGATCGACGCGCTGGACGGCATCATGGGCCGGGTGATCGACCGCGCCGGTATCCAGTTCCGCATCCTCAACCGCAGCAAAGGCCCGGCCGTGCGGGGGCCGCGCGCCCAGGCGGACCGCAAGCTGTACCGGCAGGCGATGCAGGCGGTGCTGGCCGAGCAGCCGGATCTCGCCCTCGTCGCCGGCTCGGTCGAGGACCTGGTCTTCGATTCGGCCGGCGCCGCCTCCGGCGTCGTCCTGGCCGATGGCCGAACGCTGCGGGCGGGCGCCGTGGTCCTGACCACCGGCACCTTCCTCAACGGGCTGATCCATATCGGCGAGGAGCAGCGCCCCGCCGGCCGGGTCGGCGACGCACCGTCGATCGGCCTGGCCGCGACGCTGCACAGGCTCGGCCTCAGCCTCGGCCGGCTGAAGACCGGCACGCCGCCGCGGCTCGACGGCCGCACCATCGACTGGGCGGGGCTGGAGGAGCAGAAGGGCGACGACCCGCCGGTGCCCTTCTCCGACCTCACCGACCGGATCACGGTGCCGCAGGTCTCCTGCTTCATCACCTACACGACGCCGGCGGCGCACGCGCTGATCCGCGCCAACCTGCACCGGGCGCCGATGTATTCCGGGCAGATCGACAGCGTCGGCCCGCGTTACTGCCCCTCGATTGAGGACAAGGTGGTGCGCTTCGCCGATAAGGAGCGGCACCAGATCTTCCTCGAGCCCGAGGGGCTGGACGACCCGACGGTGTATCCGAACGGCATCTCCACCTCCTTGCCCCGCGACGTGCAGGAAGATCTGGTGCGCGGCATCCCAGGGCTGGAGAAGGCCGTGATCCTGCGCCCCGGCTATGCCATCGAATACGACTTCGTCGATCCGCGGCAGCTCGACCGGTCGCTGATGCTGCGGGCGGTGCCGCGGCTGTTCCTGGCGGGGCAGATCAACGGCACCACCGGTTATGAGGAGGCGGCGGCCCAGGGGCTGATGGCCGGGCTGAACGCCGCCCGCGCCGTCGCCGGCAACGACCCGCTGCTGCTCGACCGCGCCGAGGCCTATGCCGGCGTGATGATCGACGACTTGGTCACCCGCGGCGCGCCCGAGCCGTACCGCATGTTCACGTCGCGCGCCGAGTACCGGCTGGTGCTGCGCGCCGACAACGCCGACCAGCGCCTGACCGCCCGCGGCATTGCCGCCGGCTGCGTCGGGGCGGATCGGCAGGATCTCTTCGCCCGCAAGTCGGCGGCGCTGGAGGCGGCGCGGCGGAGGATCCGGTCCTTGTCGCTGACCCCGACCGAGGCGCGCCGCCATGGCTTGGCGGTGAACCAGGACGGGGTGCGCCGCGACGGCCTGGACCTGCTGCGCTACCCGGGAATCGACCTGGCCGCCCTTGCCGCCATCTGGCCCGAGCTGGCCGAGTGGCCGGAGGCGGTGGCGGAGCAGATCGAGACCGAGGCGAAATACGCCGGCTATCTCGACCGGCAGGAGGCCGACATCCGGGCCTTCCGCCGCGATGAGGGGCTGGCCCTGCCGGCGGAGTTGGATTTCGACGCGATCGGCAGCCTGTCGACCGAGATCCGGCAGATCCTGAAGCGGTCACGGCCGCCGACCTTGGGCGCCGCGGCGCGGCTGCCGGGCGTGACCCCGGCGGCGCTGGTCGCCCTGTTGAAGCATGTCCGGCGTGAAGGAGACGGGGGCGCGCGTGCCATCGCCTGA
- the leuS gene encoding leucine--tRNA ligase has product MSRYNHRETEAHWQAVWRERGTFRLETLGDRPKYYVLEMFPYPSGRIHMGHVRNYTLGDVVARHRRALGFDVLHPMGWDAFGLPAENAAIERGAHPAAWTYENIAAMRGQLQSMGLSLDWSREIATCHPEYYRHEQKMFLDFLAAGLAYRKESWVNWDPVENTVLANEQVIDGRGWRSGAPVERRRLNQWFLRITEYADDLLAALPTLERWPERVRLMQENWIGRSVGARVTFPLQGRDDGLEIFTTRPDTLFGASFCAVSPDHPLADEIGRANPAVAEFVAECRRSGTSEAAIETQEKRGIDTGLRAVHPLDPNFTVPVYVANFVLMEYGTGAIFGCPAHDQRDFDFARAYGLPITPVLWPAGGDRPDGAALAEAMVLTDGAYAYDLGPLTPDRPVSVDEAKDIAIAALQQRQAGEGTVRYRLRDWGVSRQRYWGCPIPIIHCETCGIVPVPEDQLPVTLPEDVTFDQPGNPLDRHPTWKHVACPSCGGEARRETDTFDTFFESSWYFARFCSPRSAGAFDRAAVDRWLPVDQYVGGIEHAVLHLLYSRFFVRALKRCGYLGIDEPFAGLFTQGMVTHQTYRDAHGAWLYPTEVSRDDQGNWTKLSDGAPVTAGRIEKMSKSKRNTVDPQVIIDTYGADAARLFILSDSPPDRDMEWTEAGIEGAWRYLQQLWRLVTETPAALPAAGSPPPNGFSPAAEGLRRALHKTIAGVGEDLERFHFNKAVARIRELTNLIGKVDGAGQGEAWALREAFDGVVRLIGPMVPHIGEALWQHLGHDGLLADAPWPKADPALLVEDTATVAVQVNGKLRATIVLPRDADETTAREAALADANVARALEGRTVRKVIVVPNRIVNVVG; this is encoded by the coding sequence ATGTCCCGCTACAACCACCGAGAGACCGAAGCGCACTGGCAGGCCGTGTGGCGGGAGCGCGGCACCTTCCGGCTCGAGACGCTCGGCGACCGGCCGAAATACTACGTGCTGGAGATGTTCCCCTATCCGTCGGGGCGCATCCATATGGGCCATGTCCGCAACTACACGCTGGGCGACGTGGTGGCCCGGCATCGCCGGGCCCTGGGTTTCGACGTGCTGCACCCGATGGGCTGGGACGCCTTCGGCCTGCCGGCGGAGAATGCGGCGATCGAGCGCGGCGCCCATCCGGCGGCCTGGACCTACGAGAACATCGCGGCGATGCGCGGCCAGCTGCAGTCCATGGGCCTGTCGCTGGACTGGAGCCGCGAGATCGCGACCTGCCACCCGGAGTACTACCGGCACGAGCAGAAGATGTTCCTGGACTTCCTGGCGGCGGGCCTGGCCTACCGCAAGGAATCCTGGGTCAACTGGGACCCGGTCGAGAACACCGTCCTGGCCAATGAGCAGGTGATCGACGGCCGCGGCTGGCGCTCCGGCGCGCCGGTCGAGCGGCGCCGCCTGAACCAGTGGTTCCTGCGCATCACCGAATACGCCGACGACCTGCTGGCGGCGCTGCCGACGCTGGAGCGCTGGCCCGAGCGCGTGCGGCTGATGCAGGAGAACTGGATCGGCCGGTCGGTCGGCGCCCGCGTCACCTTCCCGCTGCAGGGCCGGGACGACGGGCTGGAGATCTTCACCACCCGGCCGGACACGCTGTTCGGCGCCAGCTTCTGCGCCGTCTCGCCCGACCACCCGCTGGCCGACGAGATCGGCCGCGCCAACCCGGCGGTGGCCGAGTTCGTCGCCGAATGCCGCCGCAGCGGCACCAGCGAGGCGGCGATCGAGACGCAGGAGAAGCGCGGCATCGACACCGGGCTGCGCGCCGTCCATCCGCTGGACCCGAACTTCACCGTCCCGGTCTATGTCGCCAATTTCGTGCTGATGGAATACGGCACCGGCGCCATCTTCGGCTGCCCGGCGCACGACCAGCGCGACTTCGACTTCGCCCGCGCCTACGGCCTGCCGATCACGCCGGTGCTGTGGCCGGCCGGCGGGGACCGGCCCGACGGCGCCGCCCTGGCCGAGGCGATGGTCCTGACCGACGGCGCCTACGCCTACGATCTGGGCCCCCTGACGCCGGATCGCCCGGTCTCGGTCGACGAGGCCAAGGACATCGCCATCGCCGCCCTGCAGCAGCGCCAGGCGGGGGAGGGGACGGTGCGCTACCGGCTGCGCGACTGGGGCGTGTCGCGCCAGCGCTACTGGGGCTGCCCGATCCCGATCATCCATTGCGAGACCTGCGGCATCGTCCCGGTGCCGGAGGACCAGCTGCCGGTGACGCTGCCGGAGGACGTGACCTTCGACCAGCCGGGCAACCCGCTGGACCGGCACCCGACCTGGAAGCACGTCGCCTGCCCGAGCTGCGGCGGCGAGGCCCGGCGCGAGACCGACACCTTCGACACCTTCTTCGAATCCTCCTGGTACTTCGCACGCTTCTGCTCGCCGCGCAGCGCCGGGGCCTTCGACCGCGCCGCGGTGGACCGCTGGCTGCCGGTGGACCAGTATGTCGGCGGCATCGAGCATGCGGTGCTGCACCTGCTGTATTCGCGCTTCTTCGTCCGGGCGCTGAAGCGCTGCGGCTATCTGGGCATCGACGAGCCCTTCGCCGGGCTGTTCACCCAAGGCATGGTCACGCACCAGACCTACCGCGACGCCCACGGCGCCTGGCTGTACCCGACCGAGGTCAGCCGCGACGACCAGGGCAACTGGACGAAGCTGTCCGACGGCGCGCCGGTCACCGCCGGCCGTATCGAGAAGATGTCGAAGTCCAAGCGCAACACGGTCGACCCGCAGGTGATCATCGACACCTACGGCGCCGACGCGGCGCGGCTGTTCATCCTGTCGGACAGCCCGCCGGACCGCGACATGGAGTGGACCGAGGCCGGCATCGAGGGCGCCTGGCGCTATCTGCAGCAGCTGTGGCGCTTGGTCACCGAGACCCCGGCGGCGCTGCCCGCGGCCGGGTCGCCGCCGCCGAACGGCTTCAGCCCCGCGGCCGAGGGGCTGCGCCGGGCGCTGCACAAGACCATCGCCGGGGTCGGAGAAGACCTGGAGCGGTTCCACTTCAACAAGGCCGTGGCCCGCATCCGCGAGCTGACCAACCTGATCGGCAAGGTGGATGGGGCAGGGCAGGGCGAGGCCTGGGCGCTGCGTGAGGCGTTCGACGGCGTGGTCCGGCTGATCGGTCCGATGGTGCCGCATATCGGCGAGGCGCTGTGGCAGCATCTCGGCCATGACGGGCTGCTGGCCGACGCGCCCTGGCCGAAGGCCGACCCGGCGCTGCTGGTCGAGGACACCGCGACCGTCGCGGTCCAGGTCAACGGCAAGCTGCGCGCCACCATCGTGCTGCCGCGCGACGCGGACGAGACGACCGCGCGCGAGGCCGCGCTGGCCGACGCCAATGTCGCCCGCGCGCTGGAGGGCCGCACCGTCCGCAAGGTCATCGTCGTCCCGAACAGGATCGTCAATGTCGTGGGTTAA
- the lptE gene encoding LPS assembly lipoprotein LptE produces the protein MSWVKRTAPLLLILALGACGLRPLYGTNSVGTAMSDRLAQVNVGIIGDRSGQILRTELIRTLNPQGRPAQPAYDLGVTLAESQQDVNLISDLTTTRKNLTMTASFVLTDRKTGQPVFSDSVSEITSFNILADQYTTLVGERDARERALRSLGEDIRTRLALYFDRHP, from the coding sequence ATGTCGTGGGTTAAACGGACTGCGCCGCTGCTGCTGATCCTCGCGCTCGGGGCCTGCGGGCTGCGGCCGCTCTACGGCACCAACTCGGTCGGCACGGCGATGTCCGACCGGTTGGCGCAGGTCAATGTCGGCATCATCGGCGACCGGTCGGGCCAGATCCTGCGGACCGAGCTGATCCGCACGCTCAACCCGCAGGGCCGGCCTGCCCAGCCGGCCTACGACCTGGGCGTGACGCTCGCCGAATCGCAGCAGGACGTGAACCTTATCAGCGACCTGACCACGACCCGCAAGAACCTGACGATGACGGCCAGCTTCGTGCTGACCGACCGCAAGACCGGCCAGCCGGTCTTCTCCGATTCGGTCAGCGAGATCACCAGCTTCAACATCCTGGCCGACCAGTACACGACCCTGGTGGGCGAGCGCGACGCCCGCGAGCGGGCGCTGCGGTCGCTCGGCGAGGACATCCGCACCCGCCTCGCGCTCTATTTCGACCGGCATCCGTGA
- the rsmG gene encoding 16S rRNA (guanine(527)-N(7))-methyltransferase RsmG has translation MPSPEAAFPSPPDLSEKLDRYEALLWKWQGAINLIAPSTLPELRRRHFEDSLQLVPLIPAGARTLVDLGSGAGFPGLVLALATGLEAHLVESDQRKAEFLRAVSRETQAPVTVHAKRIEQVPPFPADVVTARALAALPVLLGYAARFAGPRTVALFPKGRAAEAELTTLPPSPKMTIDLHPSRTDPDAVLIRIEGFARG, from the coding sequence GTGCCATCGCCTGAGGCGGCCTTCCCCTCGCCCCCGGATCTCTCGGAAAAGCTCGACCGTTATGAGGCGCTGCTGTGGAAGTGGCAGGGAGCGATCAATCTGATTGCGCCCTCGACCCTGCCGGAGCTGCGGCGCCGGCATTTCGAGGATTCGCTGCAGCTGGTGCCGCTGATCCCGGCTGGCGCCAGGACGCTGGTCGATCTCGGCAGCGGCGCCGGCTTCCCTGGGCTGGTGCTGGCGCTGGCCACCGGGCTGGAGGCGCATCTGGTCGAAAGCGACCAGCGCAAGGCCGAGTTCCTGCGGGCTGTTTCACGTGAAACACAGGCGCCGGTGACGGTGCATGCGAAACGGATCGAGCAGGTGCCGCCCTTCCCCGCCGATGTGGTGACAGCCCGGGCGCTGGCCGCCCTGCCCGTCCTGCTCGGCTACGCCGCCCGATTCGCCGGCCCTCGCACCGTCGCGCTCTTTCCGAAGGGCCGCGCGGCCGAGGCCGAATTGACCACCTTGCCCCCATCGCCGAAGATGACCATCGACCTCCATCCGAGCCGGACCGATCCCGACGCCGTGCTCATCCGCATCGAGGGGTTCGCCCGTGGCTGA
- a CDS encoding AAA family ATPase — protein sequence MSAADDTPRVTRTIAIANQKGGVGKTTTAINLATALAAVRKRVLVIDLDPQGNASTGFGLPRAKRGVGSYDLLFGTTTVAESAVATEVPGLDLIPASVDLAGAEVQLVEAVRREYRLRSALRPHADGYDYVLIDCPPSLGLLTLNALTAADAVLVPLQCEFYALEGLSHLMRTIERVRKAFNPALEMQGIVLTMYDRRNNLSDMVARDVRQHLGAKVYETVIPRNVRVSEAPSHGKPVLVYDLASSGAQAYVHLASEMLKREEQRSAA from the coding sequence TTGAGCGCGGCGGACGACACGCCCCGCGTCACCCGCACAATCGCCATCGCCAACCAGAAGGGCGGCGTCGGCAAGACCACCACGGCGATCAACCTGGCCACGGCGCTCGCCGCCGTGCGCAAGCGCGTGCTGGTGATCGACCTGGACCCGCAGGGCAACGCCTCGACCGGCTTCGGCCTGCCGCGGGCGAAACGCGGCGTCGGTTCCTATGACCTCTTGTTCGGCACCACCACCGTGGCCGAATCGGCGGTGGCGACCGAGGTTCCGGGGCTGGACCTGATCCCGGCCTCGGTCGACCTGGCCGGCGCCGAGGTGCAGCTGGTCGAGGCGGTGCGGCGCGAATACCGGCTGCGCAGCGCCCTCAGGCCCCATGCCGACGGCTACGACTATGTGCTGATCGACTGCCCGCCTTCGCTCGGCCTCCTCACCCTCAACGCGCTGACTGCGGCCGATGCCGTGCTGGTGCCGCTGCAATGCGAGTTCTATGCGCTGGAGGGGCTCAGCCACCTGATGCGGACGATCGAGCGCGTCCGCAAGGCCTTCAACCCGGCGCTCGAGATGCAGGGGATCGTGCTGACCATGTATGACCGGCGGAACAACCTCTCCGACATGGTGGCGCGCGACGTGCGCCAGCATCTCGGGGCCAAGGTGTACGAGACGGTGATCCCGCGGAACGTCCGCGTCTCCGAGGCGCCGTCGCATGGCAAGCCGGTCCTGGTCTACGATCTCGCCTCCTCCGGCGCCCAGGCCTATGTCCATCTCGCTTCGGAAATGCTGAAGCGCGAAGAGCAGAGGAGCGCTGCATGA
- a CDS encoding DUF6489 family protein — protein MKVSIDIDCTPEEARAFFGLPDVGPMQQALLKDLEDRMRANLAAMEPEAMLKAWLPASIEGFETLQRAFWQGMTGGKGGKS, from the coding sequence ATGAAGGTTTCGATCGATATCGACTGCACGCCGGAGGAGGCGCGCGCCTTCTTCGGCCTGCCGGATGTCGGCCCGATGCAGCAGGCGCTGCTGAAGGATCTGGAGGACCGGATGCGCGCCAACCTGGCGGCGATGGAGCCGGAGGCGATGCTGAAGGCCTGGCTGCCGGCCAGCATCGAGGGCTTCGAGACGCTGCAGCGCGCCTTCTGGCAAGGCATGACCGGCGGCAAGGGAGGCAAGAGCTAA
- a CDS encoding ParB/RepB/Spo0J family partition protein has translation MSAAESSSRRRPSLGRGLDALFGEADEADIAAAGEGGEPRAPRSLPIEFLSPGPFQPRRKFDETEMDRLVESIRTQGVLQPILVRPVEGKADRYHIIAGERRWRAAQKAKLHEVPVVVRPMSDRDALQIAIIENVQRQDLTALEEAEGYQRLLTEFSLTQEDVAQAVGKSRSHIANTLRLLDLPPTVLAQLQEGLLTAGHARALLGCPDPEAAAKIVISRGLNVRQTEQLAREVREAPAPTRPSARDPNIVALEQDIETRLGFKVKIDTRDNSSGTIHIQYSNLDQFSAVLKRLQGTKERW, from the coding sequence ATGAGCGCGGCCGAGAGCAGCTCCCGCCGCCGCCCCAGCCTGGGCCGCGGCCTCGACGCCCTGTTCGGCGAGGCTGACGAGGCCGACATCGCCGCCGCCGGCGAAGGTGGCGAGCCACGGGCGCCGCGCAGCCTGCCGATCGAGTTCCTGAGCCCGGGTCCGTTCCAGCCGCGGCGGAAATTCGACGAGACCGAAATGGACCGGCTGGTCGAGTCGATCCGCACCCAGGGCGTGCTGCAGCCGATCCTGGTGCGTCCGGTCGAGGGCAAGGCCGACCGCTACCACATCATCGCCGGCGAGCGCCGCTGGCGCGCGGCGCAGAAGGCCAAGCTGCACGAGGTCCCGGTCGTGGTCCGGCCGATGTCGGACCGCGACGCGCTGCAGATCGCGATCATCGAGAACGTGCAGCGCCAGGACCTGACGGCGCTGGAGGAGGCCGAGGGCTATCAGCGGCTGCTGACCGAGTTCAGCCTGACGCAGGAGGATGTGGCCCAGGCGGTGGGCAAGAGCCGCAGCCACATCGCCAACACGCTGCGCCTCCTGGACCTGCCGCCGACGGTGCTGGCCCAGCTGCAGGAAGGCCTTCTGACCGCCGGCCATGCCCGGGCGCTGCTGGGCTGCCCGGATCCGGAGGCGGCGGCGAAAATCGTGATCTCCCGCGGGCTGAACGTCCGCCAGACCGAGCAGCTGGCCCGCGAGGTTCGCGAGGCGCCCGCCCCCACCCGTCCGTCGGCGCGCGACCCGAACATCGTGGCGCTGGAGCAGGACATCGAGACCCGGCTGGGCTTCAAGGTGAAGATCGACACCCGCGACAACAGCAGCGGCACGATCCACATCCAGTACAGCAACCTCGACCAGTTCAGCGCCGTGCTGAAGCGGCTGCAAGGTACGAAGGAGAGGTGGTAG
- the mnmE gene encoding tRNA uridine-5-carboxymethylaminomethyl(34) synthesis GTPase MnmE, translating to MTSRDTIFAPATPAGRGGVAVLRISGPGAGTALRALTGRPLPVPRLATLAELRDPADGAPLDRGLVLWFSGPASYTGEDVVELHLHGGRAVTRGMVEALSRMPGLRPAEPGEFTRRAFLAGKLDLTEAEAVADLVDAETRAQRLQALRQLGGALGALYEGWRSALMRALAMTEAALDFPDEGLPPDLAAEAERIVAEVSAAIAVHLDDAGRGERLREGVHIAILGPVNAGKSSLLNVLARRDAAIVSDRPGTTRDVVEVALDLRGFPVVLADTAGLRETFDEIEAEGIRRSHRRAAEADLRLVIRDAADPASGDPALGPGPDTIRVVNKIDRSPDAPRAEDEIPISVRTGAGLDRLLDVLAGAVERRLTGDGSPALTRARHRAALEDARDALARVPSAPLPELAAEDLRLALRAIGRITGRVDVEDMLDVLFGSFCIGK from the coding sequence ATGACTAGCCGTGACACCATATTCGCCCCGGCGACCCCTGCCGGACGTGGCGGAGTGGCGGTGCTGCGGATCTCCGGCCCCGGCGCCGGGACGGCGCTGCGGGCGCTGACCGGCCGCCCCCTCCCCGTCCCTCGCCTGGCGACGCTGGCGGAGCTGCGCGACCCCGCCGACGGCGCGCCGCTCGACCGCGGCCTCGTTCTCTGGTTCTCCGGTCCCGCCAGCTACACCGGCGAGGACGTCGTCGAGCTGCATCTGCATGGCGGCCGGGCCGTGACCCGGGGCATGGTCGAGGCGCTGTCCCGGATGCCGGGGCTGCGCCCGGCCGAACCGGGAGAGTTCACCAGGCGCGCCTTCCTCGCCGGCAAGCTCGACCTGACCGAGGCCGAGGCGGTGGCCGATCTGGTCGATGCCGAGACGCGGGCCCAGCGGCTGCAGGCGCTGCGCCAGCTCGGCGGGGCCCTCGGCGCGCTCTATGAAGGCTGGCGCTCGGCCCTGATGCGGGCGCTGGCGATGACCGAGGCGGCGCTCGACTTCCCCGACGAGGGCCTGCCGCCGGACCTCGCGGCGGAGGCCGAGCGGATCGTGGCCGAGGTCTCGGCGGCGATCGCCGTCCATCTCGACGACGCCGGCCGCGGCGAGCGGCTGCGCGAAGGCGTGCACATTGCGATCCTGGGCCCGGTCAATGCCGGCAAGTCGAGCCTGCTGAACGTCCTGGCGCGGCGCGACGCCGCCATCGTCTCGGACCGGCCGGGCACCACGCGGGACGTGGTCGAGGTCGCGCTCGACCTGCGCGGCTTTCCTGTGGTGCTGGCCGATACGGCTGGCCTGCGCGAGACCTTCGATGAGATCGAGGCCGAAGGCATCCGCCGCTCCCACCGGCGTGCGGCCGAGGCCGATCTGCGCCTGGTGATTCGCGACGCCGCCGATCCGGCCTCCGGCGACCCGGCTCTCGGCCCCGGCCCGGATACGATCCGCGTGGTCAACAAGATCGACCGGTCGCCCGACGCGCCGCGGGCGGAGGACGAGATCCCGATCTCCGTCCGCACCGGCGCCGGGCTCGACCGGTTGCTCGACGTGCTCGCCGGGGCTGTGGAGCGGCGGCTGACCGGCGACGGCTCCCCTGCCCTCACCCGCGCCCGCCACCGCGCGGCGCTGGAGGATGCACGCGATGCCCTCGCCCGGGTCCCGTCCGCGCCGCTGCCGGAGTTGGCGGCGGAGGATCTACGCCTAGCCCTGCGCGCGATCGGCCGGATCACCGGCCGGGTCGATGTCGAGGACATGCTCGACGTGCTGTTCGGCAGCTTCTGCATCGGCAAGTGA